The following are encoded together in the Longimicrobiaceae bacterium genome:
- a CDS encoding sigma-54 dependent transcriptional regulator: MAEVVLITTEDLEPAVRLRGAFEAAGFRVELLAAGESLADALGEPLLVVVTGHLRERRARAIVSAARERGRLPVIGLTEAEERTDREACRAMGLSECFAKPIDADEVALVGRRLIEREQLREITGIVGETEAMEEVLERVVQIAPVNATVLILGESGTGKELVARGIHALSPRRHKPFIAVNVAALPENLLESELFGHEKGAFTGAASLRKGFFELADRGTIFLDEIGEMPPATQVKLLRVLEEREFRRVGGEDVIRVDVRVLAATNRDLRDQVLAGQFRRDLYHRLNVLRVDLPPLRERRPDIPRLIEGFIRTFSAAHDRPFMGIDPEALRLLVEYDWPGNVRELRNLIESMVVLAPGRVIRPEDIPPEVRHGRRERALVPMVMPRVETGPAPAEGGEVAAQAPAQLEFLLRTLFDLRMDVDELRREFEIHRERQRDPLALPAVSGAALYPGAFELGGPMPLPEPEPEPQERGTVVFRPGMTMEQMEREAIAAALREARGNRRRAAEMLDIGERTLYRKLKEYGLEA, translated from the coding sequence ATGGCCGAGGTCGTCCTCATCACCACCGAGGACCTGGAGCCGGCGGTGCGGCTGCGCGGCGCCTTCGAGGCGGCGGGCTTCCGCGTGGAGCTGCTGGCCGCGGGCGAGAGCCTGGCCGACGCGCTGGGCGAACCTCTCCTCGTGGTCGTCACCGGCCACCTGCGCGAGCGACGCGCCCGCGCCATCGTGTCCGCCGCGCGCGAGCGGGGGCGCCTGCCGGTGATCGGTCTCACGGAGGCGGAGGAGCGCACCGACCGCGAGGCGTGCCGGGCGATGGGCCTCTCGGAGTGCTTCGCCAAGCCGATCGACGCGGACGAGGTGGCGCTGGTGGGCCGCCGGCTGATCGAGCGCGAGCAGCTGCGCGAGATCACCGGCATCGTGGGCGAGACGGAGGCGATGGAGGAGGTGCTGGAGCGGGTGGTGCAGATCGCCCCCGTGAACGCCACCGTGCTCATCCTGGGCGAGAGCGGCACCGGCAAGGAGCTGGTGGCGCGGGGCATCCACGCCCTCAGCCCGCGCCGCCACAAGCCGTTCATCGCCGTGAACGTGGCCGCGCTGCCGGAGAACCTGCTCGAGAGCGAGCTCTTCGGGCACGAGAAGGGCGCGTTCACCGGCGCGGCGTCGCTGCGCAAGGGCTTCTTCGAGCTGGCGGACCGGGGGACGATCTTCCTCGACGAGATCGGGGAGATGCCGCCCGCCACGCAGGTCAAGCTGCTGCGCGTGCTGGAGGAGCGCGAGTTCCGGCGCGTGGGCGGCGAGGACGTGATCCGCGTGGACGTGCGCGTGCTGGCGGCCACCAACCGCGACCTGCGCGACCAGGTGCTGGCCGGCCAGTTCCGCCGCGACCTGTACCACCGGCTCAACGTGCTGCGCGTGGACCTGCCGCCGCTGCGCGAGCGCCGGCCGGACATCCCCCGGCTGATCGAGGGGTTCATCCGCACGTTCAGCGCGGCGCACGACCGGCCGTTCATGGGCATCGACCCGGAGGCGCTGCGGCTGCTGGTGGAGTACGACTGGCCGGGCAACGTGCGCGAGCTGCGCAACCTGATCGAGAGCATGGTGGTGCTCGCGCCGGGCCGCGTGATCCGCCCGGAAGACATCCCGCCCGAGGTGCGCCACGGCCGCCGCGAGCGGGCGCTGGTGCCCATGGTGATGCCGCGCGTGGAGACCGGTCCCGCCCCGGCCGAGGGCGGCGAGGTTGCGGCCCAGGCGCCGGCGCAGCTGGAGTTCCTGCTGCGCACGCTGTTTGACCTGCGCATGGACGTGGACGAGCTGCGCCGCGAGTTCGAGATCCACCGCGAACGGCAGCGCGACCCGCTGGCGCTGCCTGCCGTCTCCGGCGCCGCGCTCTATCCCGGCGCCTTCGAGCTGGGCGGCCCCATGCCGCTCCCCGAGCCGGAGCCGGAGCCCCAGGAGCGCGGCACCGTCGTCTTCCGGCCCGGCATGACGATGGAGCAGATGGAGCGCGAGGCCATCGCCGCCGCCCTCCGCGAAGCCCGCGGCAACCGCCGCCGCGCGGCCGAGATGCTCGACATCGGCGAGCGGACGCTCTACCGCAAGCTCAAGGAGTACGGGCTGGAGGCGTAG